Proteins co-encoded in one Podarcis muralis chromosome 12, rPodMur119.hap1.1, whole genome shotgun sequence genomic window:
- the NPVF gene encoding pro-FMRFamide-related neuropeptide VF — translation MNRLILFTLATCLLLASKTFCRDESVMTSLQSREEYSDDNYSESSEDIIEENQRSLNLEELEDWGLKNIIKMRTPTTKKVPNSAANLPLRFGRNFQEERSIKPAANLPLRFGRASAGSLARHTLPLSQRSERAPSVQSSFHSPANLPQRFGTSLLFSLPQVAKDPDQGNNKFGHLHNNMKRESDDEEARLWKALGEFPF, via the exons ATGAACAGATTAATCTTATTTACTTTAGCTACATGTTTGCTTTTAGCCTCAAAGACCTTCTGCCGTGATGAATCGGTAATGACCAGCTTGCAGAGCAGAGAAGAATACAGTGATGATAACTATTCCGAG tcTAGTGAAGACATTATAGAAGAAAATCAGAGAAGCCTGAACCTTGAAGAACTGGAGGATTGGGGGCTGAAGAACATCATTAAGATGAGGACGCCCACCACAAAGAAGGTGCCCAACTCAGCTGCGAATTTGCCCCTGAGGTTTGGCAGAAACTTTCAGGAAGAGAGAAGCATCAAGCCTGCAGCAAACCTGCCTCTCCGGTTTGGAAGGGCGTCTGCCGGAAGCCTTGCTCGGCACACCCTTCCTTTGTCACAAAGATCTGAGAGAGCTCCTTCAGTTCAAAGTTCCTTCCATTCTCCTGCCAACTTGCCACAAAGATTTGGGACGTCGCTTCTCTTCAGTCTGCCCCAAGTGGCCAAAGACCCTGACCAAGGCAATAACAA ATTTGGCCATTTACACAATAATATGAAAAGGGAATCTGATGATGAAGAGGCAAGACTTTGGAAGGCTCTGGGTGAATTTCCATTCTGA